Proteins found in one Triticum aestivum cultivar Chinese Spring chromosome 4D, IWGSC CS RefSeq v2.1, whole genome shotgun sequence genomic segment:
- the LOC123097342 gene encoding uncharacterized protein, with translation MAYYSDHHAYASNTTNSTESIQELISKISHRLDDLARQREVVFEDRSSSYDPYSRGHPYVAPTCHICGFQGHSPAECQRGYSHPPDCYGMSFAPQPSSYQNNYSYGWPENQNMSYRNNSPEISSFASSYPLQGIRYNEESHNHAPQQFYSPPTHIPQHQEMCPMELNGPPFGQPTTPAPVVQSHVQVPTQDEFDDIDKLTLLSLEFTWSAEDDPIRKVILEEMKKIKSGKELVEEVRKIEKNINAGSTISSLLELSVAGIYLEVCEVRTPSHSAEQDSESPEEEILQIQEEILEAKAQDDPELNYPSDQVEDLEDPM, from the coding sequence ATGGCTTACTATTCAGATCATCATGCTTATGCGAGCAACACTACAAACAGCACGGAAAGTATTCAAGAACTGATAAGTAAGATTTCCCATCGATTAGATGATTTAGCTCGGCAGCGAGAAGTAGTTTTTGAGGATAGGTCTAGCTCTTATGATCCTTATTCTAGAGGTCATCCTTATGTTGCTCCTACATGCCATATTTGTGGATTTCAGGGCCATTCACCCGCTGAATGTCAGCGTGGTTACTCTCACCCTCCCGATTGTTATGGCATGAGCTTCGCCCCACAGCCTagctcataccaaaacaattacTCATATGGGTGGCCTGAAAACCAGAATATGTCATATAGGAACAACAGCCCTGAGATCTCATCGTTTGCCTCTAGTTATCCATTGCAGGGAATTAGGTAcaatgaggagagccacaaccatgCACCACAACAGTTTTATTCACCTCCTACTCATATACCGCAGCACCAGGAGATGTGTCCAATGGAGTTAAATGGTCCTCCATTTGGTCAACCAACAACTCCAGCACCTGTTGTGCAATCTCATGTGCAAGTGCCCACACAAGATGAGTTCGATGACATAGACAAGCTCACACTTTTGAGTCTCGAGTTCACTTGGAGTGCCGAGGATGATCCTATTAGGAAGGTGATACTTGAGGAAATGAAGAAGATTAAGAGTGGAAAGGAGCTAGTGGAAGAAGTAAGGAAGATTGAGAAGAACATCAACGCTGGCAGTactatctcttccctccttgaGCTGAGTGTTGCTGGGATATACCTTGAGGTGTGTGAGGTTCGAACACCTTCACATTCAGCTGAGCAAGATAGCGAGAGTCCAGAGGAAGAGATACTTCAGATCCAAGAAGAGATTCTCGAAGCCAAGGCACAAGATGATCCAGAGCTCAACTACCCAAGTGATCAGGTCGAAGACCTTGAAGATCCAATGTAA